One genomic region from Yarrowia lipolytica chromosome 1C, complete sequence encodes:
- a CDS encoding uncharacterized protein (Compare to YALI0C18447g, similar to uniprot|P32458 Saccharomyces cerevisiae YJR076c CDC11 septin P7.7.f7.1), whose amino-acid sequence MSLTPTSGDTSKSNETFEASKFLQGFGTLSPEQMRRKKIVKRGFNLSIMLCGASGSGKSTFINSLCNKTIFPAGASQVAPELLDQDSGFHIQETKTEFEEDGTVIKLNVVEGPGFGENIDNTACCQTLIDYLEAQFDDILREETRVKRNPKFLDNRVHAVLYFITPTSHGLQECDIETMQALATRANVIPVISKADTLTADELHLNKRLIMEDIREYKIPIYFFPYTGDDDETIEENMMLREMTPFAVVSSNTEYKINGRTCRARQYPWGIVEVDDDSHSDFAQLRNVLFGSHMHDLKEITHDYFYEKYRTKKLSNGHDENTLSTEERLPSSGNSFPTALNHQYVERKRLKEIEATVQREIEAKKRDLMRQEAQLKELTERLRTEDRVRHETASRERVASKG is encoded by the exons ATGAGTCTTACACCAACCAGCGGAGATACCAGCAAATCCAATGAGACGTTTGAAGCCAGCAAATTCTTGCAGGGCTTTGGAACG CTCTCGCCCGAACAAATGAGACGGAAAAAGATCGTCAAGCGAGGTTTCAACCTTTCCATCATGCTTTGTGGTGCCAGTGGCTCCGGTAAGTCTACCTTCATCAACAGCCTCTGCAACAAGACCATCTTCCCCGCCGGCGCGTCCCAGGTGGCtcccgagctgctggaccaAGACTCAGGTTTCCACATCCAGGAAACCAAGACGGAGTTTGAAGAGGATGGCACGGTCATTAAGCTTAACGTCGTTGAAGGACCCGGTTTTGGCGAGAACATAGACAACACCGCATGCTGTCAGACTCTGATCGACTACCTGGAAGCCCAGTTTGACGACATTCTCCGTGAGGAAACCCGGGTCAAGCGAAACCCCAAGTTTCTGGACAATCGGGTCCATGCCGTGCTGTATTTCATCACCCCCACTAGCCATGGTCTCCAAGAATGCGACATTGAGACGATGCAGGCTCTTGCCACGCGAGCCAACGTCATTCCTGTCATCAGCAAGGCAGACACCCTCACTGCCGACGAGTTGCACCTCAACAAGAGGCTCATCATGGAGGACATCAGGGAGTACAAGATCCCCATCTACTTCTTCCCCTACACCggtgatgacgatgagACCATCGAGGAGAACATGATGTTGCGCGAGATGACCCCTTTCGCCGTCGTCAGCAGCAATACCGAGTATAAAATCAACGGTCGGACCTGCCGAGCTCGGCAATACCCTTGGGGGATCGTGGAGGTTGACGATGACTCGCACTCTGACTTTGCGCAGCTCCGAAACGTGCTGTTCGGGTCGCATATGCAtgatctcaaggagatcacCCACGACTACTTTTATGAAAAGTACCGAACCAAGAAGTTGTCCAATGGTCACGACGAGAATACCCTGTCGACGGAAGAGCGGCTGCCTTCCAGTGGCAACAGCTTCCCCACTGCCTTGAACCACCAGTACGTGGAGCGCAAGAGACTCAAGGAAATCGAGGCCACCGTCCAGCGGGAGATTGAAGCCAAGAAGCGTGACTTGATGCGACAGGAGgcccagctcaaggagctgacTGAGCGACTCCGAACCGAGGATCGTGTTCGTCACGAGACTGCTAGTCGTGAGCGGGTTGCCAGCAAGGGCTAG
- a CDS encoding uncharacterized protein (Compare to YALI0C18359g, some similarities with uniprot|Q03455 Saccharomyces cerevisiae YDR205w MSC2): MSQRPTGLKIDMPESFSDQMAKAKKYGNLGANSSGPSSAGPMRTPSWGILNVPELLNDFHHHTLESKLDPVKEGYDEALPMRSRRRTLVNGEIRNSEDREEAAVELDTLKQECDHVIHNHDCDLNEPRIPVYDPLGHIHDHTHDHTHDHIHDHIHDHIHDHTQDHIHDHSHAHAHTHDHKHTHDGHDHSHDHNLTNTHTHTHDHGSCSHGHGHSHSHDPREIPDLQIHIPPLSSLLQSIPSFISLPTSLLATSLLCLQLNVLSPIVSALLVAGCTTFWAGVFRLFGIKHTIGTRKGARNTVVLTAGIFALVISAIFLGTTRVTAIVFVSLNVPLKKVPEWRSSWQYLVYLLISIAHDVVVEGGPLLDFAIGYLALGVAVFVLQQNLETPSSQAIPLGLLITIPTALFVSLTIEQIILLVVACGSCGVFLIAKRDLQPNRINGVFSSLIGFTLDLSIKSRATPSEALVCGLSIFVPTLVSEDGEDASDKSIKKRPGLIDSIISHSDTRNIFYFLLLNFSFMLIQLLYSILSHSLGLLSDSIHMFFDCLALMVGLVASILSKLPPSSRFPYGLGKVETVSGFTNGCLLVAIAGGVCIEALGRIYNPVELERTAELLVVSALGLLVNIVGIVVFNHGHAPGEECSHGHSHGGHDHSEHNSNTYGIYLHIMADTLGSVGVIISTILTWYFGWSGFDPLASMLIAILIFLSALPLVSTAAKTLLLSLTDSQEYTIRNILNDISVMPGVASYDEPRFWSDGGAVRGTIHVKLQQDASSKQVKQTILQRMQQDHVKDVFIQIDA; encoded by the coding sequence ATGAGCCAAAGACCGACGGGGCTTAAGATCGACATGCCGGAGTCATTTTCCGACCAGATGGCCAAAGCGAAAAAGTACGGCAATCTCGGCGCCAATTCCAGTGGACCGTCGTCTGCAGGGCCTATGAGAACGCCTTCATGGGGTATTCTCAATGTGCCCGAGCTGCTGAACGacttccaccaccacacacttGAGAGCAAGCTGGACCCGGTAAAGGAGGGCTATGATGAGGCTCTGCCGATGCGGAGTCGGAGAAGAACTTTGGTGAATGGAGAGATCCGCAACTCTGAGgaccgagaagaagcggcTGTGGAGCTGGACACGTTGAAACAGGAGTGCGATCACGTTATCCACAACCACGACTGTGATTTGAACGAACCCAGAATTCCGGTTTACGATCCTCTGGGTCATATCCATGACCATACTCACGACCACACTCACGACCACATTCACGACCACATTCACGACCACATTCACGACCATACTCAGGACCACATTCATGATCACAGCCATGCCCATGCTCATACACACGACCACAAGCATACCCATGATGGTCACGATCATTCTCACGATCACAACCTCACCAATACACATACACATACTCACGACCATGGAAGTTGTTCTCACGGTCATGgacacagccacagccatgATCCCAGAGAGATACCCGATCTGCAAATCCACATTCCGCCACTGTCATCATTACTACAGTCAATTCCGTCGTTCATCTCGCTGCCGACCTCGTTGTTGGCAACCTCGCTTCTTTGTCTCCAGCTCAATGTGCTCTCGCCTATTGTTTCTGCACTGCTGGTGGCAGGATGCACGACTTTTTGGGCGGGTGTGTTCCGTCTCTTTGGAATCAAGCATACTATCGGCACAAGGAAGGGAGCTCGAAATACCGTGGTCCTGACGGCGGGGATCTTTGCTCTTGTCATTTCGGCCATCTTTCTAGGAACCACTCGAGTCACTGCCATTGTTTTCGTGTCCTTGAACGTCCCTCTCAAGAAGGTCCCAGAGTGGAGATCGTCCTGGCAGTACCTGGTGTATCTGCTCATTTCGATTGCGCACGATGTCGTCGTGGAGGGAGGCCCTCTCCTGGACTTTGCAATCGGATATCTCGCTCTTGGTGTGGCTGTCTTTGTTCTTCAGCAGAACCTTGAGACTCCAAGCTCTCAGGCTATCCCTCTGGGTCTGCTCATCACAATTCCCACCGCtctctttgtgtctcttACAATCGAGCAGATCATCCTGCTTGTTGTCGCTTGTGGCTCTTGTGGTGTGTTTCTTATTGCCAAGCGAGACTTGCAGCCCAACCGAATTAACGGTGTCTTTTCGTCCCTTATTGGCTTCACTCTGGATCTGTCCATCAAGTCCCGTGCAACTCCCTCCGAGGCTCTTGTTTGTGGATTGTCCATCTTCGTTCCCACTCTGGTTTcggaagatggagaggacGCTTCCGATAAGTCTATCAAAAAGCGACCAGGATTAATCGACTCGATAATCAGTCACAGCGATACACGAAACATTTTCTActttctgctgctcaattTCTCCTTCATGTTGATCCAGCTTCTCTACTCCATCCTCTCGCACTCTCTGGGTCTCCTGTCCGACTCCATCCACATGTTCTTCGACTGTCTCGCTCTCATGGTGGGTCTTGTTGCCTCGATTCTGTCCAAGCTGCCCCCCTCGTCCCGTTTCCCTTACGGTCTGGGCAAGGTGGAGACTGTCAGCGGATTCACAAACGGCTGCCTTCTGGTGGCTattgctggaggagtgtgTATCGAGGCCCTTGGGCGTATTTACAATCCcgttgagcttgagagaACTGccgagctccttgttgtctCTGCACTGGGTCTGCTAGTGAACATTGTTGGCATTGTTGTGTTCAATCACGGTCATGCCCCAGGTGAGGAGTGCTCCCACGGGCACAGCCATGGAGGACATGACCATTCTGAGcacaactccaacacctATGGTATCTACCTGCATATTATGGCCGACACTCTTGGATCGGTTGGAGTGATTATCTCAACTATCCTCACGTGGTATTTTGGCTGGTCGGGTTTCGATCCTCTGGCTTCTATGCTTATTGCTATTTTGATTTTCCTGTCTGCTCTACCTCTTGTGAGCACGGCAGCCAAGACTCTGCTTCTGTCTCTGACAGACTCGCAGGAGTACACGATTCGAAACATCCTGAACGACATTTCTGTCATGCCGGGAGTTGCTTCATACGATGAGCCTCGGTTCTGGAGCGATGGAGGAGCCGTTCGAGGCACAATTCACGTCAAGTTGCAGCAGGATGCCAGTTCCAAGCAGGTGAAACAGACCATTCTACAGCGGATGCAGCAGGATCACGTCAAGGATGTGTTTATCCAGATTGACGCCTGA
- a CDS encoding uncharacterized protein (Compare to YALI0C18425g, similar to Saccharomyces cerevisiae MSW1 (YDR268W); ancestral locus Anc_5.633, similar to uniprot|P04803 Saccharomyces cerevisiae YDR268w MSW1 tryptophanyl-tRNA synthetase mitochondrial) → MSTVVNAAASLSLALPKASTIFSMIQPTGVFHLGNYLGAVRGWADVAKANPDPTTEIFFGAADLHAITMPKDPKQLQEWRHDALASILAAGIDPDRCSVFFQSAIPEHTQLYWVLSNSIGMGYLNRMVQWKSKAGVAESASFFEDSELLSQLKHGLFSYPALQAADILMYKSTHVPVGEDQSQHLELTRAAAQSFNAQYASKKKPFFPIPTTLFAPTKKIASLRDPSKKMSKSDPNKMASIFITESPEQIYKKFKSAVSDSDPAPFLYDPENRPGLSNLMTIMAGVQRVSIEDVEKNIADIKTFGELKKTVSDIVVEDLAPVRSEFDRLKNDRAYLESIVNKGNLKAREKASKTLKEVYDLIGFGNVPTK, encoded by the coding sequence ATGTCGACAGTTGTCAACGCTGCGGCGTCGCTGAGCCTGGCCCTGCCCAAGGCCTCGACCATATTCTCCATGATCCAGCCCACCGGCGTTTTCCACCTCGGAAACTACCTCGGAGCTGTCCGAGGATGGGCTGATGTTGCAAAGGCCAACCCCGACCCTACAACCGAGATTTTCTTTGGAGCCGCCGACCTGCACGCAATCACCATGCCCAAGGACCCCAAACAGCTGCAGGAGTGGCGACACGACGCCCTGGCGTCTATTCTGGCTGCAGGAATCGACCCCGACCGATgctccgtcttcttccagtcAGCTATCCCCGAACACACCCAGCTCTACTGGGTGCTCTCCAACAGCATTGGAATGGGCTACCTGAACCGAATGGTGCAATGGAAAAGCAAAGCGGGAGTGGCAGAGTCCGCCTCTTTCTTCGAAGACTCAGAGCTACTCTCACAGCTCAAGCACGGCTTGTTTTCTTACCCTGCTCTGCAAGCAGCCGACATTCTCATGTACAAGTCCACCCATGTGCctgttggagaagaccaGAGCCAGCATCTGGAGCTCACCCGAGCCGCAGCCCAGTCCTTCAACGCCCAGTACGCCTCCAAAAAGAAACCCTTCTTCCCCATCCCTACTACACTATTTGCGCCTACCAAGAAGATTGCTTCTCTCAGAGACCCCTCCAAAAAGATGTCCAAGAGCGATCCCAACAAAATGGCCTCCATTTTCATCACAGAGAGCCCCGAGCAGATCTACAAGAAGTTCAAGTCTGCAGTTAGTGACTCTGACCCGGCTCCTTTCCTCTACGACCCTGAGAATAGACCGGGCCTGTCTAACCTCATGACTATCATGGCAGGTGTACAGAGAGTCTCTATTGAGGACGTGGAAAAGAACATTGCCGATATCAAGACATTTGGAGAACTCAAGAAAACCGTGTCCGATATCGTGGTCGAGGATCTGGCTCCCGTTCGATCCGAGTTCGACAGACTCAAGAACGATAGAGCCTACCTCGAAAGCATTGTCAATAAGGGCAACCTCAAGGCCAGAGAAAAGGCCTCCAAAACCCTCAAGGAGGTCTACGACCTGATCGGATTCGGTAACGTGCCCACCAAATAA
- a CDS encoding uncharacterized protein (Compare to YALI0C18403g, similar to Saccharomyces cerevisiae CYC2 (YOR037W); ancestral locus Anc_5.632, some similarities with uniprot|P38909 Saccharomyces cerevisiae YOR037w CYC2 cytochrome-c mitochondrial import factor) produces MFRIGLIGLRASRPVLLKPIQRPQLLFRPVSPFTTGRHLFQKDAHNDHPKKDAENKPENDKEQSNEMVKKDTTFDQLPHIPDPKAEALAKKNGYVPAKEWVRESFEMPKTDVRRPHMLKWKALDGHGPKLFALAVILWIIWCAYMVTGRGGNEGGETTLANNAFVKYKIVKKMKISDDVELIEFKGPERSMLQPKYAEYWDGHRMFSVHIRQPDVQVVRSYTPLPVYMMQDVDGKDPLVKIISWDTDYNGFCMIIKKYENGEVAKWIQSLPIGTDVDIRGPFIDAVIPEIPADVKPPRAPMEDMPSRIPADWKYLDVPKPDNLVFFAGGTGIASVLQALLSTNPPRGCVDIHYSVRTRDEVPFERLLYFLQKLGRIRLFMYVDKENKFISSKDIPQPAPLNIKPNTDTTDYNNALEQAAAQKKDKNRQGPVYAYVCGPDGYVNYMAGPRTYDGQGPVKGLLGQKGWTNDNVRKM; encoded by the coding sequence ATGTTCCGCATAGGACTAATTGGACTCCGGGCCAGCCGGCCTGTGCTACTGAAGCCGATCCAAAGACCCCAGCTTCTGTTTCGGCCGGTGTCTCCCTTCACAACTGGACGACATCTGTTCCAGAAAGATGCTCACAACGACCaccccaagaaggatgcTGAAAACAAGCCCGAAaacgacaaggagcagtCCAACGAGATGGTAAAGAAAGACACCACGTTTGATCAGCTCCCCCACATCCCTGATcccaaggccgaggctTTGGCGAAGAAAAACGGCTACGTCCCCGCCAAAGAGTGGGTCCGAGAGTCGTTTGAGATGCCTAAAACTGACGTGCGACGGCCCCATATGCTGAAATGGAAGGCCCTAGACGGCCATGGACCCAAACTGTTTGCCCTCGCGGTCATTCTGTGGATCATTTGGTGTGCTTACATGGTTACTGGACGAGGAGGTAACGAGGGAGGAGAGACTACTCTGGCAAACAACGCCTttgtcaagtacaagattgtcaagaagatgaagatcaGCGACGACGTGGAGCTGATTGAATTTAAGGGACCGGAACGATCCATGCTCCAGCCCAAGTATGCAGAGTACTGGGATGGTCACAGAATGTTTTCTGTTCACATTAGACAGCCTGACGTGCAGGTTGTACGATCCTACACTCCTCTACCCGTTTACATGATGCAGGATGTTGATGGAAAGGATCCTTTGGTCAAGATCATCAGTTGGGATACCGACTACAATGGCTTTTGCATGatcatcaagaagtacgAGAACGGAGAAGTCGCAAAGTGGATCCAATCCCTGCCAATTGGCACCGATGTGGACATTCGAGGTCCATTTATTGATGCTGTCATTCCGGAAATTCCTGCTGACGTTAAGCCTCCCAGAGCTCCCATGGAGGATATGCCCAGTCGAATCCCGGCTGACTGGAAGTACCTGGACGTTCCCAAACCCGACAACCTGGTCTTCTTTGCTGGAGGAACCGGAATCGCCTCTGTTTTGCAGGCCCTTTTGTCTACCAATCCTCCTCGAGGCTGCGTCGACATTCACTACTCTGTGCGAACCCGTGATGAGGTCCCCTTTGAACGTCTTCTCTACTTTCTGCAAAAGCTCGGTCGAATCCGACTCTTCATGTACGTGGACAAGGAAAACAAGTTCATCTCGAGTAAGGACATTCCCCAACCTGCTCCTTTGAACATCAAGCCCAACACTGATACCACCGACTACAACAACGCTCTGGAGCAGGCAGcggcccagaagaaggacaagaaccgCCAGGGACCTGTCTATGCATACGTTTGTGGCCCTGACGGTTACGTCAACTACATGGCTGGTCCTCGAACCTATGATGGTCAGGGACCTGTCAAGGGTCTGCTTGGACAAAAGGGATGGACCAATGACAATGTTCGAAAGATGTAG
- a CDS encoding uncharacterized protein (Compare to YALI0C18381g, similar to Saccharomyces cerevisiae CIA1 (YDR267C); ancestral locus Anc_5.631, some similarities with uniprot|Q9UT57 Schizosaccharomyces pombe WD domian G-beta repeat protein) has protein sequence MQLIKALKGHTDRAWAASVHPNLPLLATCSGDKTVRIYNTNNWELVTTITEGHNRSVRSVAWKPSGSSPSLALGSFDSTVSIWGKEDDEWQFLAAIEGHENEVKGVSWSCDGQLLATCSRDKSIWVWEADDMNDEFECISVLQDHTQDVKHVAWHPSEMVFASASYDDTVRLWREDDDDWICVADLGGHESTVWGCAFEPSEGSDLRLVSCSDDKTCIVWKKEGQVGGTGDHSGIRPAFRADPLSEEWIQQATLPEAHTRAIYSVAWNKNGRIASTGADGKLVVYKENGPGQWVVESEVENAHGVYEVNDVVWLDDKLVTSGDDGVVNIWEV, from the coding sequence atGCAGCTGATCAAGGCACTGAAAGGACACACGGACCGGGCGTGGGCAGCGTCCGTCCACCCCAACCTGCCTCTTCTGGCCACGTGCTCGGGCGACAAAACTGTGCGAATCtacaacacaaacaactgGGAGCTGGTGACGACCATCACCGAGGGCCACAACCGATCTGTGCGCTCAGTGGCCTGGAAGCCCAGCGGCTCGTCCCCGTCGCTGGCGCTCGGAAGCTTCGACTCCACAGTCAGCATCTGGGGCAAAGAGGACGACGAGTGGCAGTTTTTGGCGGCTATTGAGGGCCACGAAAACGAGGTCAAGGGAGTCAGCTGGTCATGTGACGGCCAGCTGCTCGCCACATGTTCCCGAGACAAGAGTATATGGGTGTGGGAGGCTGACGACATGAATGACGAGTTCGAGTGTATATCTGTGCTGCAGGACCACACTCAAGACGTGAAGCATGTCGCCTGGCACCCTTCAGAGATGGTGTTTGCCAGTGCCAGTTACGACGATACCGTGCGGCTATGGCgcgaggacgacgacgattGGATCTGTGTTGCCGACCTCGGAGGACATGAGTCCACTGTTTGGGGGTGTGCTTTTGAGCCCTCTGAGGGTTCTGATCTCAGACTAGTCAGCTGTTCGGACGACAAAACATGCATTGTGTGGAAAAAGGAGGGACAGGTTGGAGGTACAGGTGACCACTCCGGCATCCGACCTGCTTTCCGGGCTGATCCTCTCTCTGAGGAGTGGATTCAGCAGGCTACTCTGCCTGAAGCACACACTCGAGCCATCTACTCTGTTGCATGGAACAAGAACGGACGAATCGCCTCCACCGGTGCCGACGGTAAGCTTGTGGTCTACAAGGAGAACGGTCCTGGCCAGTGGGTGGTTGAGTCTGAGGTCGAGAACGCTCATGGTGTCTATGAAGTGAACGATGTCGTTTGGTTGGACGACAAGTTGGTTACTTCTGGCGATGACGGAGTTGTGAATATCTGGGAGGTTTGA
- a CDS encoding uncharacterized protein (Compare to YALI0C18315g, similar to ca|CA0673|CaAMO2 Candida albicans amine oxidase), whose product MPYLSIELLNSHINTMTPHPFDQLSVPEMEKVVTVVKKAHNGKTLHLKSIGTEEPPKALMAPFLAAKRAGKNPTPPPRVAHCIFYVLQDKLVNQCWIDVTQGTVIKNEVIKKGIHPPIDPWEANEAFEAAFAHPLVKDAIKKCGLEHLIDNLTIDGWMYGCDSELEMPRFMQMLVYCRDPKTNHQDSNMYAFPVPFVPVYDVLEKKLVRVDFCATGGDDDDAAVKGVGNYDTRTEGKNCIEHCVANDYLPELQDKMRTDLKPYNVIQPDGPSYNIDKDGYVNWQKWQFKVGFTPREGLVIHDVHYDGRSTFYRLSMSEMAVPYADPRPPLHRKMAFDFGDCGGGKCANELTLGCDCLGTIKYFDGNVCDPEGNVFTRKNVICMHEQDDGIGWKHTNYRTDVVAITRRRILVLQTILTVGNYEYIFAWHFDQSAGIQLEIRATGIVSTQLIDAGKKSKFGNIVSPGVLAASHQHIFNMRMDPAIDGHKNTIYVNDTVSLPWDEKNPHGIAFENTKTPIEKSCYLDSDIQKNRYLKICNENKINPISGNPVGYKVGGLATAMLYAQPGSIARSRAAFATHHYWVTKYKDQEFFAGGVWTNQSANEIGGVQDAVARNENVRNDDVVLWHSFGLTHHPRVEDFPVMPCEIMKVHLSPNDFFTGNPSVDVPKSNQTFNRSVEVKDCRSCKM is encoded by the coding sequence ATGCCATATCTTAGCatcgagcttctcaactCACACATCAACACAATGACTCCCCACCCTTTCGATCAACTCTCCGTGccggagatggagaaggtTGTGACcgtggtcaagaaggcccaCAACGGCAAAACCCTCCACCTCAAGTCCATTGGCACCGAGGAACCCCCCAAGGCCCTCATGGCCCCCTTCCTGGCTGCTAAGCGAGCCGGCAAGAAccccactcctcctccccgAGTGGCCCACTGCATCTTCTACGTTCTCCAGGACAAGCTCGTCAACCAGTGCTGGATCGACGTGACCCAAGGCACCGTCATCAAGAACGAGGTCATCAAGAAGGGTATCCATCCTCCCATCGACCCCTGGGAGGCCAACGAGGCCTTCGAGGCCGCTTTCGCCCATCCTCTGGTCAAGgacgccatcaagaagtgtggtcttgagcacctcATCGACAACCTGACCATTGATGGATGGATGTATGGCTGTGACtccgagctggagatgcCCCGATTCATGCAGATGCTGGTCTACTGCCGAGACCCCAAGACCAACCACCAGGACTCCAACATGTACGCCTTCCCCGTTCCTTTCGTGCCTGTCTACGACGtgctcgagaagaagctggtTCGAGTCGACTTCTGCGCCACCGGtggcgacgacgacgatgcCGCTGTCAAGGGCGTCGGAAACTACGACACCCGAACCGAGGGCAAGAACTGCATCGAGCACTGTGTCGCCAACGACTACCTGCCTGAGCTGCAGGACAAGATGCGAACCGACCTCAAGCCTTACAACGTGATCCAGCCCGACGGACCTTCTTACAACATTGACAAGGACGGCTATGTCAACTGGCAGAAGTGGCAGTTCAAAGTCGGATTCACTCCTCGAGAGGGTCTCGTCATTCACGACGTGCACTACGACGGCCGATCCACATTCTACCGACTCTCCATGTCCGAAATGGCTGTTCCCTATGCCGATCCCCGACCTCCTCTCCACCGAAAGATGGCCTTTGACTTTGGTGACTGTGGTGGAGGAAAGTGCGCCAACGAGTTGACTCTGGGCTGCGACTGTCTCGGTACTATCAAGTACTTTGACGGCAACGTCTGCGACCCCGAGGGTAACGTCTTCACCCGAAAGAACGTCATTTGCATGCACGAACAAGATGATGGTATTGGCTGGAAGCACACCAACTACCGAACCGACGTGGTTGCCATCACCCGACGACGAATCTTGGTTCTCCAAACCATTCTGACCGTTGGTaactacgagtacatctTCGCCTGGCACTTTGACCAGTCTGCTGGTATCCAGCTGGAGATTCGAGCCACTGGTATTGTATCCACCCAGCTCATTGATGCCGGCAAGAAGTCCAAGTTCGGAAACATTGTCTCTCCTGGTGTTCTCGCCGCTTCTCATCAGCACATTTTCAACATGCGAATGGACCCTGCCATTGACGGACACAAGAACACCATCTATGTCAACGACACCGTTTCTCTGCCCTGGGACGAGAAGAACCCCCATGGTATCGCATTTGAGAACACCAAGACACCCATCGAGAAGTCTTGTTACCTCGACTCGGACATCCAGAAGAACCGATATCTCAAGATCTGTAACGAAAACAAGATCAACCCTATCTCTGGCAACCCCGTCGGATACAAGGTTGGAGGTCTCGCCACTGCCATGCTATACGCCCAACCCGGCTCCATTGCTCGATCCCGGGCTGCCTTCGCTACCCACCATTACTGGGtcaccaagtacaaggaccAGGAGTTCTTCGCCGGCGGTGTCTGGACCAACCAATCTGCCAACGAGATCGGTGGTGTTCAGGATGCTGTTGCCCGAAACGAGAACGTCCGAAACGACGACGTTGTCCTCTGGCACTCTTTCGGCCTCACTCACCACCCGCGAGTTGAGGACTTTCCCGTAATGCCTTGTGAGATCATGAAGGTCCACCTCTCCCCCAACGACTTCTTCACCGGTAACCCCTCTGTCGATGTCCCCAAGTCTAATCAGACTTTCAACCGATCTGTCGAGGTCAAGGACTGCCGATCTTGCAAGATGTAA